The genomic interval TGTGGTAATCGTCGGGACCACCCTGGGAAGCGCCACGGACATTGATGGCTACTACGTCATTCTCAATGTGCCGCCCGGTGTTTATGAAGTGCGGGCTACGTTCGTCGGCTACCAGCCCGTTACGAAGACCGATGTGGTGGTCAACTCGGGGCGCACGACAGAGCTCGACTTCGAGCTGACGGAGACCCCTATGCAGATCGGCGAAGAGATCGTCGTGGTGGCCGAACGGCCGGTGGTCGATCCGGAACGGGTGGCTTCGAGCGAGATCTTCCGTCCGGCCGACGTCGCGGTGAGCACGCCGGGCATTTACGACCTGGCGGACGTGTTCGACCTGACGGTGGATGTGTCGGACGGTCACTTCCGCGGTGGGCGCACGGGCGAAGAGCTTTACCTGCTGAACGGGATCAACATCGTCAATCCGCTGAACAACAGCCGGGCTTTTCAGCCACCGACGATCGCGTTGGAGGAGGTTGAAATCATCACCGGTGGATTCCCGGCCGAATATGGCAATGCGCAGAGCGGTGTGGTCAACATCGCGCTTCGGGAAGGCCCCAGCCAGGAGTGGAGCGGCAACGTGGTCGTGCGACTGCGGGCACCGGGGCGCAAGCACTTCGGACCGAGCGTATTCGATTCGACGGCCAACCCGTACCTGCAGGCTTTCAACAGCCCTGAGGACTGGATGGGGGACAGTGGTGAGGGTTCTTACTACGGCTTTATTGGATATGGCTTCAATCCGCCTGATAGTCTTACAGGTGGGCGTATTGCATACGGTATGTGGCAGCAGGCCCGCAAAGAGCTGGGGCGTAACTATGGTAAGATGTGGGACAGCGACGTGCAGGTGGCGCTGGGTGGGCCGCTGACCTCCTGGGCGCGCATTTTCCTGTCGGGTCGTTTTCAGAGTGAGGAATGGGTGCTGCCCTACACACATCCGCTGGAGACCCGCCAGCTGCTCGGTACGGTCACCTTCGATGTGGGCAGCAACAAGAGCCTGCGACTGGCCGGGGCCTACAATACCAACGAGGCCATCAGCGCCAGCAGCAGCTTCTGGAACTGGCTCTGGGATCGTGCAATCGGGGTGGCCCCGCAAAAAGAGACGGCCTATGCGCTGGGGCTTCGGTTTTCCCATGCATTGTCGGGCCGGTCTTTCTATGAAGTGAACCTGTCCACGCTCTGGACGCGTTTCCGGCAAGGTGCTGCCGTGCTTGACCCAAATCGCTTCCGCGAAGACGCCGCCGACGCAGGGGTCTGGCGCTATTACAACCCGCCGGATCAGTTCCGCGTGGGCTACATGGAGAATGACTTTCTTGATGAGCGGACGCGGACCTGGAGTCTGGATGCCGCCTACAGCAACCAG from Rhodothermus marinus carries:
- a CDS encoding TonB-dependent receptor — translated: MRRVQVLLVMLVWGGIASAFAQTGKIAGYVRDAATGDPLPGVNVVIVGTTLGSATDIDGYYVILNVPPGVYEVRATFVGYQPVTKTDVVVNSGRTTELDFELTETPMQIGEEIVVVAERPVVDPERVASSEIFRPADVAVSTPGIYDLADVFDLTVDVSDGHFRGGRTGEELYLLNGINIVNPLNNSRAFQPPTIALEEVEIITGGFPAEYGNAQSGVVNIALREGPSQEWSGNVVVRLRAPGRKHFGPSVFDSTANPYLQAFNSPEDWMGDSGEGSYYGFIGYGFNPPDSLTGGRIAYGMWQQARKELGRNYGKMWDSDVQVALGGPLTSWARIFLSGRFQSEEWVLPYTHPLETRQLLGTVTFDVGSNKSLRLAGAYNTNEAISASSSFWNWLWDRAIGVAPQKETAYALGLRFSHALSGRSFYEVNLSTLWTRFRQGAAVLDPNRFREDAADAGVWRYYNPPDQFRVGYMENDFLDERTRTWSLDAAYSNQLTSNHLLKAGVQARLYELDVRNRRNLSSPSDAQDEFFKSNPVDLGIYVQDKMEFGGLIANVGLRLDLYNQNID